The nucleotide window AATGGAAGGCACACGTGCACAATGGGAACGATTTCACAGGATCACTCCAAGTTGGACTCGGATACCGTTACTGATAGTATAATGCCGTTAGTCGAGACTGACCCGTCAATCAAGGTGAAATCTATAATAGCGGAAATCCAGTCAAGGTTCAACTATACCATCAGTTACCGAaaggcttggttggcaaagcaAAAGTCCATAGCGAAAGTTTTCGGTGGTTGGGAGGATTCTTACCAAGCCttgctgataaaccccattttgagggccTATCTTGTGTCgatttcaggggttttatcaatgattccacacacttttcacatgaaaatacaagactttgtgttcctttcctaattttgcctcatgaatgaaaacatgcttattttgcactcaattagatacatttctaatcttctcttggtaccattcgatgccgtgacctgtgtgttaagtggtttcaggatatagggcagggatgaaccggaagagagaaggagaatGTGCGCAAAGGAAAGgaacatgagaaattgagttttgGGAACTTCAGCgagggcgcgtgcgcgcacttggcgcgCCCGCGTGGATTGCGCCGCTAGAAGTCAAAGCCAGaagccaagccacgagccgaCATGTGTAGCGGCTAGGCCCTAATCTccatgggcgcgcacgcgtacattgcGCCTCCGCTCGCATTGCAAGATATCCcagtggcgcgcacgcgtgcttTGCGCCTGCGCGCCGATGctcgaatatgatttttttagaagtcACGTGATCTGGGCGTGGAGGGAGTTAGAGATCTCATCTTGGGGAAGTGCCTTGGCGGGAAGAGCTTAAGAAGACCAGGGGTTGAAGGGTTGAGGGACTTTTGCTCATTTTTAGATGGTTCTAGATTTTTTTGCTATTGGTAGTTACACTCTTGAGGGTAGAGAGAGATTCCAAGCTTTCATTAGggttcatcttcttccatttcTGAATTCTCAAtcactctttggtgagatctattgcaattttcaatttactttgttcatgttatagattttcttctctaatctcaattagtgcttgtaattgctcaattctcatagatcctagattcaactttgtagttttggattctatcaatttcttgagaagtttatttctattgttgttCTTGGTTAATTGTTGTTAGTTCCTTGTGTTGAAGCACTTTCaattctactttcttctcatttttaCTATGCCTTTCATCCTTGCTCATcaattgtttgataaaatgccaacactagttatggagtaaaagtttcttacttggcatagggtttggaCCATTAGAAAGAGTTGAATAGTTTATGttaattgttgatttggaattagaaattgctaattgacttggagtgcactaaagctagatttccctaggggttaactaaatgaagcaaggcctaattATTGTCATCATTGAAGGAACTATAAGGATAGAATTCCTAATGCCAACCCTAGGCCAAGCTTTCTAAAGATTGATTGTTTGTCATCCATTTTGCTAAACCTTCAAGGAATCATAACAAGGTTTcctaatcaataagatgcattctctagcaattccaagggaggacgactcgagagactagtactctcggttatagattgtaggattgtttgatgcgaagtttaagtgtcggttagactatactcacgatcatattcatcattgaattctaaatcgaCATGCTAAAATTTCGTTTATCACTTGTCATGGTGGCTCTCGGTCATGGTTCAGAAGATACCCGGGTCAGTTGTGCAAATAGAAACACGCCCACTGTACAACGGGAATGAGGAGGCGCAAGGTGTAAAAATACTTCATCGCGTATTTTGGAGCTTCAATCCATGCGTTAGGGCATTTAGGCATTGCAAGCCTCTAGTTCAGGAGGATGGCACACACCTATACGGAAAATACAAAGGAACACTCCTGGTCGCTGTTGCACAAGATGGGAACCAGAACATTGTGCCTATAGCTTTTGCGCTGGTGGAAGGGGAGACAGCTGATGTGTGGCACTTCTTTTTCAGAAATCTGCAAATGCATGTTGTCAGAAAAGATGGTGTGGGTATGATTTCAGATCGGCATGAGTCAATTCGGGCAGTAGTAAATCGTTCCGGAAGTAACTGGCAACCTCCAAGAGCATGGTGGATGTTTTGTATAAGGCACATCGACAGCAACTTCCTAAGAGTATTCAAAGTCCCTCACTTGCAGAAGCTTGTTGTCAACATTGGGTATTCAAGAACGGTGGAGGAGTACAACATCAACTATAAGAGGTTGGAAGAGTGAGGCGAGGCATATGCCAGGTGGTGCGATGCCATTAGACTCAGACATTGGGTGTTGGCATTCGACGAGGGGCATCGATGGGGCCATATgactaggggtggcaaacgggtcTAAACCCGCTGGGCTGGCCcgcgtaacccgccaaaaaaggcgggCTGGGCTGGAAAATCAGGaccgccaaatagcaaaagcCCGCCTAACCCGCAGCGCTTAAACCGCGGGTTTTGGCGGGCTTTAGCGGCgcggggcgggcttccccgccAGGCTAAGGTTTTTCTTAGTGAGGGggtatttttgcaatttttttcctaaaaccTAACTTCCCccaacctaacttacaagagtatgaagataaaaattgagtgttttgaattatgtttatgttattttggagacaatatttataattatgttttggattatgtttattttgctttggagagaatatttatacttatattttgaatgaaaatttggtttataattatatttattagatatttataattacaaagactttaatgtttgtgaatataaaaaatataattttttatgccattagaaattataaatttattaatatggttgtgaaattatatatatcccGTAATCTACCAGTGCTGGCACTGGTCCGAACAACATATTATCGGTTAAATGAACTTTTTACACGGAAGAGTGTCGAGGCTCACGAACGCAAGTGTGCTGGGTTTACATACTCCGTATTTGCACAAAAACGGATAGAGGCAAATATGCAACAAGTTGGGAATATAGTAGTGCACCGGTTTGACAGACGAAATGAGGTGTTTGAGGTGCGAGACATGGCTAGCGGGAAGGTGTCAGTTGTTGACCTTTCGCGACGGACGTGTGACTGCGGGCACTTCAGGTGGAACGACTACCTTGTCGCCATGTTATTGTTTGCTGTGCTAACCAGCGTCTCAATTGGCAGTTGTATGTGCACGACGTGTACAAGATGACAGAGATTCGTAAGGTATATAGATTTGATTTCACACCGTTAGGTGATCCCGATACATGGCCCGCATATGAGGGACCGATATTGGTCGCTAATCCTGCCTTGAGACGAACGTCGAAAGGTCGCCCCAAATTGACCCGATACTTGAATGAGATAGATTCACGTGACATGCGTGGTCCTCGGGTATGCCGTCTCTGTGGTGCTCAGGGTCATAGTCGGAGTCGATGTCCTCAGCGTGCTGGACCGAGTGGTGGGGGTGAATGATGTTTATTTGTATCGTGTTTGTAAACTGATGTTTTTCATAATAGTCGTgtttgtaattttaaatttcacaataatcgtgtttgtatttttaaatttattttttgtaaactGATGATTTTTATAGTAGTCgtctttgtatttttaatattatcatttGCTGCCTTCGTGAAGTAAacatacaaataaataaataatatttttaattttatttatttatttgtcaaaAAACGTATTTGTAAGagtatttcttttttcaataataGTAACAGAGCTGACTTCAtacatatttatttatctatttatttttattaattttttataaataccgAAAATTATTGtcttaaaaaattcaaatatttattatttatgcatTACTTTCGTTAATAATCacaacaaaatttatatattcaaaaacaaaaaaatttataataatactaaaaaaaattatatacaaaaaaaatataattatattttacatattcaaattttattctaacacagtatataaaaaaaatgggccttttttttatatatttataaaatactaacaacaacaatatttaaaaaacttcagtatataaaaaattaaaatttatcaactTACATAAATTGGATGGTCCAAATAGTTGATAATATGTTCTTCAGACGCCGCATAATTACgtaccatttttttaaatttttacaattttttttcctaCAAGCACACCAACTAATTACACCTtcactactactactattactCAAGCTACCCACTTTCTAATTTAACACTCACTCATGCGAGACACTgcctttttttttccctttcttccTTCAAAACCTGATGCCACACTCTCTGATATTCAATGGAGGAAGAAACTGAATTTATAGAGGCTGGCCACTGGTTACCGGGGAGGGGGAGGTGTTCCCTGCATGCAGGCAGGCCTGCAACATGCCCCCGCGTGATTCTGCCATTCCTCGGTACCCAGCAAACTTCACAGATTACACCGCTTCTCGTCTCCCTCCCCCGTGTTGTCAATGTCGCCATTTCATCACGCTCCCTGCGTGTTGCAGGAGTTCCGCCACGTCGTCGACGTTGCATGGCCATCACATCTTCGACGTGTTGTCCCTGACACCATCTTCACGCAAAATACCTGTCTCACCCATATCGGACCAATACACCAACAATATTtctatacaaaaaataattttcgtcTATCTTTTTACGTCTTGGAGTCTTGTTTTGACATGTGCAGGTTAAATTTAGAGCCAAAATAAGGTACAGTTGAACCAAGAAAGCTATTTCTTGGAGGATGTGTCtgctttaattttgattatttaataGATGAATAAAATTAGTTGTAGATTATTGATATTTGTATTTTACTGGATTGGCTTATAAAACAAACTATTCTTGATGGTAATATCAGAAAAGATCATTAGTATAATAtaagacatttttattttttctttcttcgtttTGAATCGAGCTTGTAACAAGcgatctaaaaaatataaaattgcatCATTAGAATTAGCGTAATTCAAATAATTTGAAACTTGTAGGATATTTAAAATAATGataggttttatatttttaagaaattatattacttttagaataaataaaaaattgaaaagaattttatacCATTTGAAATCGATAGAACTGTCAAAAATTCGTTAAGTTTtgcaaatttattatatattattaattttataactaaaatatatcatatataattttttattataattgaaattaattttttctaaattaaagagttttttttttctttttttttctatctctctcattctttcatttattttattttttttatatatcattattaacGATTACTTATAAATTTAACAATCAAAATGtgcaatataatattttttaattacattcaaattaaactaaaatcaNNNNNNNNNNNNNNNNNNNNNNNNNNNNNNNNNNNNNNNNNNNNNNNNNNNNNNNNNNNNNNNNNNNNNNNNNNNNNNNNNNNNNNNNNNNNNNNNNNNNNNNNNNNNNNNNNNNNNNNNNNNNNNNNNNNNNNNNNNNNNNNNNNNNNNNNNNNNNNNNNNNNNNNNNNNNNNNNNNNNNNNNNNNNNNNNNNNNNNNNNNNNNNNNNNNNNNNNNNNNNNNNNNNNNNNNNNNNNNNNNNNNNNNNNNNNNNNNNNNNNNNNNNNNNNNNNNNNNNNNNNNNNNNNNNNNNNNNNNNtttatattttatattactaatttaacaaatcaaaatatatcatgaCATATTCTTTTACTacgattaaaataattttttttccaaatttaaaaaatactcttgctcttttttatttatctttctccGTCTTTTCTCTCTCATTCTGTATCTCTCTACCTTTTTATtctcaaaagataaaattaataaaataatataatttaaataaattcgtaaaattaaaaaatatcttaaatttataattaaatctaattaaaaaataattcccTAATATAATAttgttcatataaaaaaatatattatcattattattatattcatactttttttttgctttttatttagttttaaattttcacgtttatcttttaaatttatattttcatcacttttttttgttcaaatatttattacatataatttaaaaagaatattaatgttgtgattaataattagaataaaaatttaattatttaaaaaattaatttttagttaattttataactgtcaaaataatttttttttatactaatatctaattttacatatatatatacacacatatacagagaaaaaaatattatttttaaataacaaacataaaaattaactatttttatttgtgtaacGGACTTAACATCTAATCaaatgtaaaagtatacacgttaaattctttcatgttttagataatgaatgttaaaattaattattagtaaaaaattaaactctttcacatgaaaataataactaaaaagtttattatttgatttttttcatcTACAGAAACCCTGGTCTTCTTAGTCGACGGAAATTTTTGTCCCATACGacctttttaaaaaagtaatttgattctaattttttttttgccataatTCATAATGCTAAGACAAAATTaacataatttcaaaaaattatattctcATAATATTATTTCGAGTAAAAATATTAGTACAAACTAATTGTAATGTTAATGATTTGGTTTATGTTGGTGGCTCTTAGAAAAACTATTTGTGTTTGGATGCAGTGGCGGAGCTTGAAACGAAATTTTGGGGGGGCCAGATAGAAAAtaattgtcaaaatatttttgatatggACCCATTTAAGATAAACTCGTCTAACCTCATCTCTTTGATTTGggtgatattgccaaatttgAAGCTATTTTCAGGGTATCATTCTAAAGaattaaggtcaaactcatTAGATACAACTCTTTAAACTTTTGAAAGTTGTATCTTACTTTCTTCGTGATTAATTAAAGTAGAAAAACTATCTACATgtgttgatattgtaaaagttatatgttttcctttttgaatattagccttcctcttaaaaaatgcatcatcaactctttaattttttatgattattttatataaaaatttaaatatatatccggtaaaatatgtaaaaaagaaattagaagaacaaatattaaaatttataatatttattaaattttttatcaatttatacaaatacaataatatcaatacttattgaatattctaatattttttatcatataaaaaaattaaattaaataaacagtaaaatataaaataatattaaattacataaataaaaaatatctaattttttatatttgaactcaaaGGTAGAGAGGGAGTGTTGCTTATTGAATAGAGAGGTGCGAAATGTGAATACACTCAATTCAGTCCAAATTCGATCCATGAATTACAATTTGTTGGTAATGATAGTTAGAGCATATATGGTAAGAATTGAAGTTGAATCCTAGGAAGATTTGAGTTCATTTTTCAGTGTTAATAATGTAAGGATTGCTTTGGTGATTGTTTTGTAAATACTTTTGTACGTGTTAGTTAATTCCATTTTGGGGAGTAGTAGATAAATAATGATTATTTTGAACAACATAAACAACTATCAATTAAATATAAGTACATTACATCTTAATTTAATGCTATtcattaaatttattcttttaaccctattaattcacattgttcatacattattcaaaaatattatttatttacctaTACTTTCCATTTCACTGTGTTACGttaaagaaaagcaattaattatactaataaGAAGAGACTTTGTAACTGAGAATTGAAGAATGAAAGGAATGGTGTGGTGGGACATGACCCTCTCCCTCTCCATCATTTCGAGGTtatatatcatatcatatcatatcatatatgCATGACATATGATCTCATCACATCATCACACAAAATCTTAATCTTGTTTCATACGAAAACACCACTATCTGACACAcacctttctctcttcttcttcttcttatctcCTTTTTACACTCCCattcatttaatttcatttcatacTTCATACcatcaaattaaacaaagatatatatatatatattagcaaAATAATTTGATAGAATTTGATTGAAGATCAGAAGGAAGAAGAATCATGGGTTGAAAAAGTAGTCCCCACATTTGCACTTCCAACTCATGGGTTTGTAGTTGGAAAGTGCATCTCCTCTTGATGAGAATGCAACAATGgctgcttcatgatgatgatgaaaggTAGGTACAATGGGGACTTGAACTGCTTCACAATGTCCACAATTGCTGCATCTACTTTCACACCTTGGTGGCCTTGACCCTATCACTCTTACCTTATTCTTCACAACaacattcttatatatattaacatacacttaattaattaaaacattaaTTAGCTAATAAttaagtttgattattttgtatGTACCTGGGAAACTTCAATTACATTGGACATTGCTCTTCCTGCATGcacatattaatatattaattaactaaaatagaAGCTAATTAAGCTAATAAGTTATTACCAACCTTGAGCCATGAATAAGGAAGTAGAAGAAGCTGCAAAGAGAATGAAGATGCTGATGAAGGTGGTTTGTCTATATTTGTGCCAACATGAGGATCCATTCATTCCCATCTTCTAAGGAAGGGGCACAATTCAATTGAAAGAGACTGCTGCACACAACAAAaaaccaatatatatatattctcacTAGTCACTACTACCTTATTCTATTGCCACTCCCACTAACCTTATTATGATGATAAATGAATGGTATGGTAAATGAATGGTACTCACCCTAGAATAGTAGAGAGATATATGTGCATGTGGCAGTATAGAAGGGTGAAATTCTGAAAAGGTGTCCTAAGATGGGTCACCTTATTTAATGCGTGTACCCTATGTAATGGTAAGGTCATGTAACCCCTCATTTATTGATTCTCACACAAATTATTTttcacaaaacaagaaaactaaattctccttttattttactttatatgTATTTAGATCATTATTCTTAAGTAGtaaatttgaaaaccaaaatGATGAGTCAAAtcaatttgttaatttatttgttggtttaaatattattttatacatactataatttattaattaacaataaattcttaaataaaattttaattggcGACATAATTGTTTTTTGGTTTGCTGAAAAGAAATAgggtaaaaaattaaaaataataattttaaaaattaattatttttaataatataataatatacaattagatttttatataaaattatttttatattattattgtatgaaaattaaattcttatataaATTACATTTTATTGACATTATGGttaatcttaaaaaaatgtttagaTGAAGAATTAATTTTGACaagtatatataattatataggaCTAGAAGTGAGTCAAGCTAGTTTATGCGTTAATTCGAGTTCGACTCATTAATAGCTCAATAAGCTGAACTCATGAACTGGTGAGCCGAATTTGAGCTTGGATttgagctcataaattaaatgaactGAGCTTGAGCTTAGATAAGCTCAGCTCATTAGCTCGTGAGCTGgctcgattatatatatatattaaaagtataGATAAAATGCATATAGGATATgcgtattaataattatatatgatagacaatatattaaatttatttttttaatatatataagttataatttattgatatagaattatagattatgttcttattatttgaGCCAGCTCTTGAGCTTTCATTGAGCTTACGAAATAGGCTTGATTGTTAATGAGTCAAGTCGTGAGCCAAGCTTAATTTTCGTGAGTCGAGCTTAAACTTTATCTAGCTCGACTCAACTCAACCCAATTCCAGCCCTACAattatatactataaatcttaTATAACAAGCAGTTCAAATACACATTTATGTAAATTTTGGTATTACTGAATTATTtctgtcatttaatttttccCATGAATTTATAAAACATGAACTGCAAAAGGAGATTATGAATTCTGTTGGATGTTGAGAGATGGACCCTCACAAATTCAGACATATATGTGTTGTTCTTGTTGCATAGCTAGCTACCTCGTTATGTGAACCATAGAGAACTCTTAGTTTTGCATAAAGAGATCCTTAACTAAAATATGATCATGTGTGTTAAAGTTGTAGCAAAGttacaaattattaaattattgcttgctttcctttttattttcttcttgcatGTCTTCTTTTTTTGCATTTTGGTACAAATTCATTGGTTTTCTAACATTCATTTTTAGGGTGGAAAATTATCATCAGTTTCATTCGAACACGCCAAATATGTCTATATTTTTCCAAGGAAGTCACGGAACTGGAAAAGGCCACTAGAAAGTAGAAACTAAAACATATACATATTTGTGTTAATTGTATTATATACCTTAGCCATTAACATGTTGTCTTAAAAATAGGGTTTTGCTAACAAAAACTATTTGTCTTTGGTAATTTTTACCCCGGGTAATTGGGTATgcgaatttaaattaattatgttacgtgtataaaaaaagtttactataattaaaatattaaactatatataaatCATTGGTTTTTAgtacacataatattttttgtttttgatatctAACTTTTGAGAAGAGTAATTTTATGGTATAatattagagtttttataattaaaagatgtAGAATTTGATTCTTATTGAACCctaaaaaaaaaccaaatttcagcacaaaaaaataaaaagaataaaaagaaagtcaatataaaaatttaaataaactttAAGAGATGCTCTTACTTGAAtgaacatattaaaaatataatcatttacATGTCTCTTTCTATTAGTTTATGCCTTGAGAGAAGTTGTCCAATCTCAACTAGTAGACAAAAAAATAGCTAATGACTAGTTTGTAATAGAAAATgacttcttttaatttttttccctcTCAATTAATGTTATAAAGTATTAGACAACATCTCTCACATATTTTCTATTAGTCTCATTTAAAAAGGTATAATAATGAGATATTatctggaaaaataaaaagtatgtATTCCCATTTAGTGTTGACAATATATACCCTACTTGCGGATATCCAATCCGATCGGATAGGGTTGTCAATCCAATCCGCAGTGGATAGGGTAGCGTGCGGGTAGGGTTCTCGTGCGGGTAGAGTAGGGTGCGAATTGAGCTTTAACTCTACCCGACCAACCCGCactctatatatgtatatgttatatacttatataaaaatatgttttaagtgAATGTTAAACCAAAAGCCTCTCAGTAAATGCAAAAGATTCTTAGCCACTAAAagaaaatcattaattgataatttaatatatttttttacataaaaatcagttctattttaaattatcatcaagttatataataataatatacctTTTCTGTAACCCGCAGGTTAAAAGCGAATAGGATTAGAGTTGAGATATTCTCAACTCGCGGGTAGAGTTAGAGTTGGATTCAAACCCTACCTTACCCTATCAATTACCACCCCTGTTCCCATTTTTTGCTTTCAATAAGTTGTAGAAAGATCGACTTTTTCAACCATGTAGTTCTGGATATTCTTGTTAAAGTTGGCTAACTTGTCTTTCATAACTGGGTTTTGGGAAGAACTTTGTTTGGTGTTTTTAGCCTTTCACTACTTTCTTTCTGTCAGGTGCTTcaggaaaataatttttatttttgtattgtcAACAAATAATCCTATGACACTAGCTGTTAGCAaaactcttaaaaataaaatgaaattaaacaaaataataaaaaagggtAAAATTTTTACTTGGACAAAAACATAAATGCATCTCCTTCCTTCCAATAATAATGTGTTGTTGGTCATTAAGTCCATGAAAAGATG belongs to Arachis duranensis cultivar V14167 chromosome 8, aradu.V14167.gnm2.J7QH, whole genome shotgun sequence and includes:
- the LOC107461008 gene encoding EPIDERMAL PATTERNING FACTOR-like protein 2 — encoded protein: MGMNGSSCWHKYRQTTFISIFILFAASSTSLFMAQGRAMSNVIEVSQNKVRVIGSRPPRCESRCSNCGHCEAVQVPIVPTFHHHHEAAIVAFSSRGDALSNYKPMSWKCKCGDYFFNP